Sequence from the Fusarium oxysporum Fo47 chromosome VI, complete sequence genome:
AGTCGCCGCTCGACAAGATTGAGCCTTACCAATTATTCCGCGGCACTTTAATGAGTGAGTCAATCCTGTACACGTCGTTAACGACACTGCTGACTTTGATAGAAATGCAACAAGAGCAACCCCAATTTTACAGCAGCTTGGCTGGACACCTCACAGCTGATGATCAGAATGTGATTCAGTCAGTAATGGTCAAGGCCGATGAGATCGCGGCACAGCAGGTGCAGCAAGCCCAGCAAGCTCAGCTTCTCGCTCAACAACAGGCTGCTGCGATGGCGGCCAACCTCAGCGCCCCTAACGGCGGTGCCAGCTAAAGGATGTCGTACACGTATCACGAGTGATCTGAGTTATTGGAGTTGTTTCTACCCCCATTTTGTTATATCCCTTTCCTCGTTCATGTCAGGGCAGGAGTAAAGATTCCCCGGAGACCAAGAAATGTGTTGAGCCCATACCAAAAGAAAGAGATTTAGAACGTGCAAACAATGATGAGCCCACCTACTGGAGGACCCCCTTCCAAAGAGTGCCGTGGGTATGATTGGTATAGGGGAGCTGGATTACGAAGCAGTTTACGAGGGTGTCTTTTTGGCGGGAAATTTGTGCTGAGGAGAAATGTGAAAATGAGCCAACGACGACGAGACTGCGGATGAAGCGAGCAAGAGGTTCACTTGATTCGAGGATGCAAGCTGAGATGGGACGAAGATGATAGTCACGAGACAAAAAGGAGAGGTGATCTCTTGAGCTGAGCAGTCACAGTTAGAAGgtaaacaaacaaacaagtAAATACAATCGATAGTTCCATCTTTGGTTCGAAGTCATCGTTTATCCTCACTCTGCCACATGATCATAGAGACAACTATCCTCAGACGCGCTGAAAGGGTGAGTATGCCTCTCTCCCAGTGGTACAACGCAGAAACATTGCCTGTAACCACAATTAGAGATGATAAAAAAGGGAGAGACAGTTAAGTTCGTGATGTTGAATGTGACAGAAGAGAGTAGACTGGTCTCGTACTATTTATTGGTCAAGCAGGTAGGTTCGTCGAATTTCTCCCAAGACTTGAGGCGGTCTCCCATATCCCGTGGGCAGTTAAGAATAAGGGTCCACCCTCCTCTCTCAAGTAAATTCCGTCATTTTCTCATTGATCAGGACACTCACAGAAATACACTCCTCCTTCACGCCCTCTTCAATACTCTGTTAAATAAGAGGTCGTGGTGGAACCGAAGATGGATTTCCAGTTGTGGGCGACAGGATTATAGCCTGTCACGCCGCCGGAGCGGTTGAGACCTCGGGGAAAGACGTAGATGGAGAGTTCGAGTCTTGTACTTATGTCGAGGGAGCTGCCGGCGAGGAATTTGTGTTTGTCATTGGGGTCATCTCGGATGAGTCGTACATAGGCGAGGCTAAGGGTCACACAGGAGGAGACATCTGTAGCAAGGTCAGTaactgaggctgaggagggacagcttcttcttcggaCGGTGAAGTATGGAAGGAATTAGTATATATCAATGACGAACGACCTCCGATATTTCGCGGGGTTTGCGTACAGTCTTCCAAAGATTGGTTTGAAGTTATCATAAGTCTTGTACTTACCGTTAGGAATCTCGGCAGGGTATTCAGCGAGTTGTAATTACTTTCTCGAGGCCTACTGACATACTACGACCTGTAAAGCTGTAGGTTAATCTTGGTATTATTAGTTGTGGCAAGACGGTTGTGCCCTCCTTGGCACAGGAATCAACCGGCTCACATTAGGTTTTGATGACTGATTTCTGCGTTTTTGAGTATTTAAGACTGAGCAAAGCCGAATGTTCAATCTTCACGAAACGTCTCTTCTAGTTAGGTCACAACATCCTTTTCGTTCCTTACTCGCTCGTTCAGCTGCATCCAGAGCTGTCTTGATAACCTCGTCCAAGAATCTCTCATTTTCGATCCCCACACTGATTCGTACCAAATGCTTAACAATACCATACTCCTCAGCCCATTCAAGCTCGTCGTAATGCGCGAAGAGCGTATATGCACAACCTAGAGTGAAATTGGTCCCCAAACTTGGCCCTTTTGCCACATCAAGAGCGTCGTGGAACGCGATGGCAGCTGCTGGAGTCTTGAAACGAATAGACAGCAGATATCCATACCCCTTTCCTGGACGTTTGTATTTCTCGTGAAGTTGTTGTGTCGGGCTTCCCTTGGGATAATAGACTTGCCCAACCGAACTGTGCTTGCGAAGTATATCTGCGATGTGTTGTGCATTTTGACTGGCTTTGATAACTCGCTCTTCGAAATCTGTCTGCGCTGTTTTTCTCCATAACAATCGTATCCAGCGGaaagttggtgttgatataGCGATCCTTTAATCGCCTCTTTATATCCCAACGGGCTCCGCCGTTTGGTTTCAGGGCCACGCTTCCTCCCATGGCGTTGCATCTCCCACTAAACATCTTTGTCAAGCCTGTGCATACAATATCGCAATGTGAGATAACGTCGACGTTTACCGATGTACCGACTGTGTCATCAACCACGAACAAGAAGTCGTATTCGTCGTATATCCTTTCTATTCGCTCTAGATCGACAGAGCCAAGGAGTGGGTTGCCAGGGAACTCTGTAAAGAGGGCCCATAGCTGCAGACCTGAGGCCAAGTCTTCTTCAAGAGTTTCCAAGTCGGAGTGTGTAGCGTCATAGAGTTTACACTCGTACCCGTGGATCTTGCTTAAGACTTTGAAAGTATCAACATATTAAAATCCGGATTCGTCGTTAGTCTGGTCAATTATCAGGTTTGTCTTTGACGTACCCGAAGATCGCAACGGTCCTCTTTCTCGCTGTAGTGTAAAGGCTGATAATATCATGGATATGGCTAATATCCGACATGCCGGTGGGATATAATAACACATCGCTGTTCTTCAACTTGTTGTCTTTGGTACTAAGCGAGTCTGCAATGCGTTGTTGCATGGCAATCTTGGCCTCTTTGGCCTTCTGGATTGGAAGAATGGCCTCAGGCAATTCCCGGCCCCGATTCGAAAAAAGGGGCATTCTCTAGCCAATACGTCGCTCTTCGACTCGAGATACCATAGCCGGTATGTTGCCAGAATGCTTTGGcctctttctctccttgTTGAGGGTAAACGACCACGTAGATTTCGTTCAAGTCACTTCCGTTCTCTGACTTTTTCACAGGACGAATATTACCGTCGAAGTCAACCACGAAGACGAATGCTCTCATTCGCTGCCTTTCTAGATATCCTTGAAGATCTTTGGCATAGCAGCACGCTGTTAGTAGCATTGCCGATCGTCCGCGCTCTTTCAACGACTGCCTCAGCTCGTCTCGAAATTCGGTTGTAAGAAATCTTGAAGGTAACTCAGAAGTCCATGTGAGTAATCGTTCTGCGAGTTCGTCGACGACAAGAGGGACGAAGAATCGAGGGTGTCCGGTCTTTAGCTGGGCTATGAGTTCGGGGTCTCTTTAGCCCAAGCTACATTATCTTCCCATATCGGTATATAGACACTGACGCCCTGTTAAAGCTTGTCCGTATAGTGAGACTTGGCGATGTGGTCGAGATTTATTACATGCTTGTCTCCTGACGGGAGAGAACTCCCAAGCTTTACCCTCATCTCTCCACAATATTTTATCGACGATGATCGATTTACAGTATTCGGATCTTGTTAAGTTGGTCTTATACTGTGCTTCGCCTGCTGCCGTCGTCGAGTTCACGGTAACATCGCCATTGTTAACAACATGATGAAACGGGACGAGAATAGGAAAGAAGCATGACCAGGTACCGATGCTTCATGTGCATTGTTGCCACGGAATTATACTGATTTGGGGGCGTTTCACCGCATCGGGTTTTGTGCCGGGGATTGACAATAGTTTGAGATATGCATAAATACCCGACTTTCGTGAGCCACTATAGCAATGAGGGCCAATGTGGACGATTTACACATTGCCGATCTGCAGTGAGATTACAGTTATGCATAGGCTATCTGTAGGTCCTTTAGGCATTGGTATGGCTTCTGTCAGCCGCATATATTGTGCTATACTTTGCTGCTTGTGAGTTAATGCTCTCCTGACATTGACTTTTGGCTGTGAATTACAGTTCCTGTGTATAATCGGTGTACTACTTAGAGTGCCATACGCACCAAATCTTAGCCAGTCTTTAAAAACAAACTCAATCAAGAATAATCTTTCGTAGCCCATAGACTCATCGTATTAGTTCATCATGCAAGAAGGGAAAATGGTGAAACTCCTGCATAGTCTAGGGTATCCCAGTTGCAGTGTGCGAGATCTCATCAATGTGAATGCCGTAATGCAGGAGAGATTGACAGGGGTACCATGAATATCCCGAACCAATCAAATCGATCGTCCCCTACAGCTTTGGGCTATCTTAGCGGTCGGCGTTCCCCGCTCAACGCTGCGGCGGCTCCCGTACGTCACCCGGATTTGGAGGTAGGGCAGGTACGACGAGGTCTAGATTACAGTACCTCCTCCTACTTACCTAGGTCAGGCAAGTGCAGGTCACACCGTCTCTCACCTCCCCTCATCTTATCAAAGACAAACAACAGACAGCAAAcaacttctcctccttttcttccATCTTACAAATTCATCATC
This genomic interval carries:
- a CDS encoding pyridoxal phosphate-dependent transferase; the encoded protein is MPLFSNRGRELPEAILPIQKAKEAKIAMQQRIADSLSTKDNKLKNSDVLLYPTGMSDISHIHDIISLYTTARKRTVAIFGKIHGYECKLYDATHSDLETLEEDLASGLQLWALFTEFPGNPLLGSVDLERIERIYDEYDFLFVVDDTVGTSVNVDVISHCDIVCTGLTKMFSGRCNAMGGSVALKPNGGAPQTDFEERVIKASQNAQHIADILRKHSSVGQVYYPKGSPTQQLHEKYKRPGKGYGYLLSIRFKTPAAAIAFHDALDVAKGPSLGTNFTLGCAYTLFAHYDELEWAEEYGIVKHLVRISVGIENERFLDEVIKTALDAAERATLQVVVYVSSCVTLSLAYVRLIRDDPNDKHKFLAGSSLDISTRLELSIYVFPRGLNRSGGVTGYNPVAHNWKSIFGSTTTSYLTEY